One Pantoea eucalypti genomic region harbors:
- the wzc gene encoding tyrosine-protein kinase Wzc → MNIKNKVRTAPGEDSNGWDLAHLVGQLIDNRWIIVAVTAFFMLAGTLYTLFATPIYSADALVQVEQKNASTVLNEIDSILPQTPASDTEIEILESRMVIGKTVDDLGLDTVVEQNYFPVIGKGLSRLMGNKPADIAISRLEIPRTVEKRNVELEVTGPDSYTVSKDGDELFKGKVGQLESHGDISMLVSEIHADEGTSFTVTKLNDLQAIRSVLANLTVADKGKDTGVLGLEYLGEDPEQISKVLNQIVNNYLLQNVERKSEQAEKSLDFLRTQLPAVRAKLDEAENKLNTFRRQNESVDLSLEAKSALDSSVSVQSQLNELTFREAEVSQLFTKDHPTYRALLEKRKTLEGEQAQLNKKISGMPQTQQEILRLTRDVQSGQEIYMQLLNRQQELSISKASTVGDVRIIDNAQTANSPVAPKKLLIIAASLILGLFVSVGLVLLKALLHHGIENPEQLEELGMNVYASVPLSEWQRKKDTEALARRGSKVKTDPHETLLALGNPTDLSIEAIRSLRTSLHFAMMEAKNNILMITGASPGIGKTFICANLATLVAKAGQRVLFIDGDMRRGYTHELLGADNKSGLSNVLSGKTEFSPALIQQGVYGFDFLPRGQVPPNPSELLMHRRMGELLDWASKNYDLVLIDTPPILAVTDASIIGKMAGTSLMVARFEANTTKEVDVSFKRFAQNGIEIKGVILNAVVRKAANAYGHGYDYYAYDYSKPSKS, encoded by the coding sequence AGAGGATTCGAATGGATGGGATCTGGCGCATCTTGTGGGACAGCTAATTGATAATCGCTGGATCATTGTTGCCGTTACCGCATTTTTCATGCTGGCGGGAACACTCTACACACTGTTTGCAACACCGATTTACAGCGCAGATGCGTTAGTTCAGGTTGAGCAGAAGAATGCCAGTACCGTCCTGAACGAAATTGACAGCATTCTGCCACAAACGCCAGCCTCCGATACGGAGATCGAGATTCTGGAATCCCGTATGGTCATCGGCAAAACCGTTGACGATCTGGGTCTGGATACTGTGGTTGAGCAGAACTACTTCCCGGTTATCGGCAAGGGCCTGTCGCGCCTGATGGGCAACAAACCTGCTGATATCGCGATTTCGCGTCTGGAAATCCCACGCACTGTCGAAAAACGTAATGTCGAGCTGGAAGTTACCGGTCCGGATAGCTACACCGTCTCTAAAGATGGCGATGAGTTGTTTAAAGGTAAAGTCGGCCAGCTGGAGTCGCACGGCGACATCAGCATGCTGGTGAGCGAGATTCATGCCGATGAAGGCACCAGCTTCACCGTGACTAAGCTGAATGACCTGCAGGCGATCCGTTCCGTACTGGCTAACCTGACCGTTGCAGACAAAGGTAAAGATACCGGCGTACTGGGTCTGGAGTATCTGGGTGAAGATCCCGAGCAGATCAGCAAAGTCCTGAACCAGATTGTGAACAACTATCTGTTACAGAACGTTGAGCGCAAGTCAGAGCAGGCAGAGAAAAGCCTGGATTTCTTACGCACTCAGTTGCCTGCCGTTCGCGCCAAGCTGGATGAAGCAGAAAACAAACTGAATACGTTCCGTCGTCAGAACGAATCGGTTGACCTGTCACTGGAAGCGAAATCCGCCCTGGACTCTTCTGTCAGCGTGCAGAGCCAGTTGAACGAACTGACCTTCCGTGAAGCTGAAGTGTCTCAGCTGTTTACCAAAGATCACCCAACGTATCGCGCGCTGCTTGAAAAACGCAAAACGCTGGAAGGTGAACAGGCTCAGCTGAACAAGAAAATTTCTGGCATGCCACAGACTCAGCAGGAAATCCTGCGTCTGACCCGTGACGTTCAGTCAGGTCAGGAGATCTACATGCAGTTGCTGAACCGTCAGCAGGAGCTGAGCATCAGCAAAGCCAGCACCGTGGGTGATGTCCGCATCATCGACAATGCGCAGACGGCTAATTCACCGGTTGCACCGAAGAAGCTGCTGATTATCGCTGCAAGCCTGATTCTGGGCCTGTTTGTGTCAGTGGGTCTGGTTCTGCTGAAAGCCCTGCTGCATCACGGTATCGAGAACCCTGAACAGCTGGAAGAGCTGGGCATGAATGTCTACGCCAGCGTTCCACTCTCTGAGTGGCAGCGTAAGAAAGATACCGAAGCGCTGGCGCGTCGTGGCAGCAAGGTGAAAACCGACCCGCACGAAACACTGCTGGCGCTGGGTAATCCGACTGACCTCTCCATCGAAGCGATTCGTAGCCTGCGCACCAGCCTGCACTTCGCCATGATGGAAGCGAAAAACAACATCCTGATGATCACCGGCGCCAGCCCGGGTATTGGTAAAACCTTTATCTGTGCCAACCTGGCGACACTGGTCGCGAAAGCGGGTCAGCGTGTTCTGTTTATCGATGGCGACATGCGTCGTGGTTACACCCACGAGCTGCTGGGCGCGGATAACAAATCAGGCCTGTCAAACGTGCTCTCCGGTAAAACGGAATTCAGCCCGGCGCTGATTCAGCAGGGCGTCTACGGTTTCGACTTCCTGCCACGTGGTCAGGTTCCACCGAACCCGTCTGAGCTGCTGATGCATCGTCGTATGGGTGAGCTGCTGGATTGGGCGAGCAAGAACTACGACCTGGTGTTAATCGATACGCCGCCAATCCTGGCCGTCACCGATGCGTCAATTATCGGTAAAATGGCCGGTACTTCACTGATGGTGGCGCGTTTCGAAGCCAATACCACCAAAGAAGTGGACGTCAGCTTCAAACGCTTTGCCCAGAACGGTATTGAGATTAAAGGTGTGATCCTCAATGCCGTGGTGCGTAAAGCCGCCAATGCTTACGGACATGGTTATGACTACTACGCCTATGACTACAGCAAGCCCAGCAAAAGCTGA
- a CDS encoding EpsG family protein has translation MAPYWYVSGFLLLISLFELALKKDERTNHILTWLLCFAAILLIVFGGIRGLGTGMDDFQYRSFFEDFVRRIEINGFFKTVAFFRYEPLIFATAWITSLFSHNASIFLFVFCALAVSINAYFFRKMSPYPVLALVLYSAHIFINKDINQIRFGLSSALFLGVLWSIYLKRYWWAFAFFILSFTSHNTAVMVVTLVPFLFIRDWRWWPVVIIVASLPLSVVGGSSFVALIAGHLGSLGERASGYNNDPSYAMGGSILAVSNLKNIMLVFVFFYFMLTDQLKRENYAQYRLNYLLIMSFAIGGAVRIFLYNFPSGSRLSNYLQQVEPIILTSLIYQARRSWKPALYAMLVFFLLYYLYYNTISTKQAVTGYEVAREFWLVH, from the coding sequence ATGGCTCCATATTGGTATGTATCAGGATTTTTACTGCTGATTTCGCTGTTTGAATTAGCCCTGAAAAAAGACGAACGCACAAATCATATTCTGACCTGGCTGCTCTGTTTTGCTGCCATTCTATTGATTGTTTTTGGGGGAATACGCGGCCTTGGCACCGGCATGGATGACTTCCAGTACCGGAGCTTCTTTGAAGACTTTGTTCGACGTATAGAGATTAACGGCTTCTTTAAAACCGTTGCTTTTTTCCGTTACGAACCGCTGATTTTTGCCACGGCCTGGATCACCAGTCTGTTTTCGCATAATGCCAGCATCTTTCTGTTTGTTTTCTGCGCCCTTGCCGTATCCATCAATGCTTACTTTTTCAGAAAGATGTCACCGTATCCGGTGCTGGCGCTGGTGCTCTATTCAGCGCACATCTTTATTAACAAAGATATAAACCAGATTCGCTTTGGCCTGAGTTCTGCGCTGTTCCTTGGTGTCCTGTGGTCAATCTATCTCAAGCGTTACTGGTGGGCTTTTGCCTTCTTTATTCTGTCGTTTACAAGCCATAACACTGCCGTAATGGTGGTAACACTTGTGCCGTTCCTGTTTATTCGCGACTGGCGCTGGTGGCCTGTGGTCATTATCGTTGCCAGTCTGCCGCTGTCCGTAGTGGGCGGATCCAGCTTTGTTGCCCTGATTGCGGGTCATCTTGGATCGCTGGGGGAAAGGGCATCGGGCTATAACAATGACCCGTCCTACGCAATGGGTGGCAGCATCCTGGCCGTATCGAACCTGAAAAACATCATGCTGGTGTTTGTCTTCTTCTATTTCATGCTTACTGACCAGTTGAAGCGCGAAAATTATGCTCAGTATCGCCTTAACTATCTGCTGATCATGAGTTTCGCTATTGGCGGTGCTGTCAGGATCTTCCTGTACAACTTCCCTTCAGGTTCGCGCCTGTCCAACTATTTGCAACAGGTCGAGCCGATCATCCTGACCTCACTGATTTATCAGGCCAGGCGATCGTGGAAGCCAGCGCTGTACGCCATGCTGGTGTTCTTCCTGCTCTATTACCTCTACTACAACACCATTTCAACCAAGCAGGCCGTTACTGGCTATGAAGTGGCGCGGGAGTTTTGGCTGGTCCACTGA
- a CDS encoding glycosyltransferase family 2 protein — MKDIRFSIVIPAYNASESIVTTLDCVKAQTYRNFEVIIVDDKSADAAALAEVVRSERYQDLDINLVLSEVKLNGAGARNKGIELATGDYVSFLDADDEWAADKLQQVTEKIAQLDAQGKKNVVIFSQVNIYQDGTFLKVMPMQPPGKNETVAEYLFGCYGFIQTSTIVLKREDAAKIQFDTRYIRHQDYDFCIRADRMGYDFVMIAAPLANYHLVTKFGSKHKGESVNYSMFWLDSMKPHLTPRDIHTYKAFKLPLRYKMDGKSLMASLSFARYFFLTNKDNRAYFMNRVKDKVKARFGGEKAIS; from the coding sequence ATGAAGGACATTCGTTTCTCCATCGTAATTCCGGCTTATAACGCGTCAGAATCGATTGTCACGACGCTGGATTGCGTTAAAGCACAAACGTATCGTAATTTCGAAGTCATCATCGTGGATGATAAGTCTGCAGATGCCGCCGCGCTGGCGGAGGTCGTTCGCAGCGAACGCTATCAGGATCTCGACATCAATCTGGTGCTTTCTGAGGTCAAACTCAACGGGGCCGGTGCACGTAACAAAGGCATTGAGCTGGCGACCGGTGATTATGTCAGTTTTCTTGACGCCGATGATGAGTGGGCGGCGGACAAACTGCAGCAGGTAACTGAAAAAATTGCTCAACTGGACGCACAGGGCAAAAAGAATGTCGTTATTTTCAGCCAGGTAAATATCTATCAGGACGGCACATTCCTGAAAGTGATGCCAATGCAACCACCAGGCAAAAATGAAACCGTCGCTGAGTATCTGTTCGGCTGTTATGGCTTTATCCAGACCAGCACGATTGTGCTGAAACGGGAAGATGCGGCGAAAATTCAGTTCGATACCCGCTACATCCGTCATCAGGATTATGATTTCTGCATTCGTGCCGACCGCATGGGCTATGACTTTGTGATGATCGCCGCACCGCTGGCGAACTACCACCTGGTCACAAAATTTGGCTCAAAACATAAAGGCGAATCGGTGAACTATTCGATGTTCTGGCTTGATAGCATGAAGCCGCATCTTACCCCGCGTGATATCCACACCTACAAAGCTTTTAAGCTGCCGCTGCGCTACAAGATGGACGGTAAGTCGCTGATGGCGAGCCTGAGCTTTGCTCGCTACTTCTTCCTCACCAATAAAGACAACCGTGCTTATTTTATGAACCGGGTTAAAGACAAGGTCAAAGCACGTTTTGGCGGTGAGAAAGCGATCTCCTGA
- a CDS encoding glycosyltransferase family 2 protein, whose protein sequence is MNTSVGTVGIVMPMYNARQTVLRAVQSVINQHYTDWHLYLVNDKSTDDSLAFVREHCQDPRITILDNAVNMGAAETRNVGLRAATEEIIAFLDSDDEWHADKLTQQVAAIAAGDDFVITEYHYKTRKAEHDITYGKPYLQQDNFVKKQYRVCFSSVCFRRPPQGLFFQRKGHEDFLFLYELFTRYKQARVIQTILVNYYELGDSLSRNKNKAAQWHLELLRIIYKNNPLKIYYYYAWYMVNGVLFTLKHR, encoded by the coding sequence ATGAATACTTCTGTTGGAACCGTTGGCATTGTTATGCCTATGTACAATGCCCGTCAGACCGTGTTACGCGCTGTGCAATCGGTTATCAATCAGCACTATACCGACTGGCACCTCTATCTGGTCAACGATAAATCCACTGATGACTCGCTGGCATTTGTGCGGGAGCATTGTCAGGATCCGCGCATTACCATTCTGGATAACGCGGTCAACATGGGCGCAGCAGAGACCCGCAACGTCGGACTGCGCGCGGCCACTGAAGAGATTATTGCCTTTCTTGACAGCGATGATGAGTGGCATGCGGATAAGCTGACCCAGCAGGTAGCTGCTATCGCCGCCGGTGATGATTTTGTGATTACCGAATATCACTATAAAACCCGCAAGGCTGAGCACGACATTACCTACGGAAAGCCTTACCTGCAGCAGGACAACTTTGTGAAAAAGCAGTATCGCGTCTGCTTCTCCTCTGTCTGTTTCCGTCGTCCGCCACAGGGACTTTTCTTCCAGCGCAAAGGTCATGAAGATTTCCTGTTTTTGTATGAATTATTCACCCGCTATAAGCAGGCACGGGTAATTCAGACGATTCTTGTCAACTATTACGAATTAGGCGATTCCCTTTCTCGCAATAAGAACAAAGCAGCCCAGTGGCACCTTGAATTATTAAGAATTATCTATAAAAACAATCCGTTAAAAATCTATTACTATTACGCCTGGTATATGGTGAATGGTGTGCTGTTTACCCTTAAGCATCGTTGA
- a CDS encoding glycosyltransferase yields the protein MKKIVLVIKDAYSYAGTENICNFMSECLGETHDVTIYSLEGSGKTFYPFEHVRQIVSFEGQSNPIKSAVARIHEEGFDTVFLISMGRLSVMFAFWNLLAMKKKRGKAYACEHIAINSFSKPIKFLKFLLLRYYDRVIVLTDKDHQVFSRWHIPSKQIPNPVVYKGFQRQTRHRQALAVGRLDNQKGFDLMLDIWRDFARSHPDWTLVIAGDGELRQQLHDQAAVLGITDSVKFVGKVSNINDYYRDSDMALMTSRYEGLPLVLLEAKSWSLPVVAYDCPTGPQEIINHGEDGFLVPMNDKATFLARMEQLATDDALFYAMSEKTKQTALKFDGNQIKQSWLSLV from the coding sequence ATGAAAAAAATTGTCCTGGTGATCAAAGATGCTTATTCGTATGCGGGCACCGAGAACATCTGTAACTTCATGTCAGAGTGTCTTGGCGAAACACATGACGTCACCATCTACTCGCTGGAAGGCAGTGGTAAGACTTTTTATCCGTTTGAACATGTCAGACAGATTGTCAGCTTCGAAGGGCAGAGCAACCCCATTAAAAGCGCGGTAGCCCGGATCCACGAAGAGGGTTTCGATACCGTCTTCCTGATCAGCATGGGGCGTCTGAGCGTCATGTTTGCCTTCTGGAATCTGCTGGCAATGAAGAAGAAACGGGGCAAAGCCTACGCCTGCGAGCACATTGCCATTAACTCCTTCAGCAAGCCGATCAAGTTCCTCAAGTTTCTGCTGCTGCGCTACTACGACCGCGTGATTGTTCTGACCGACAAAGATCATCAGGTGTTCAGCCGCTGGCACATTCCCAGCAAGCAAATTCCTAACCCCGTCGTCTACAAAGGTTTTCAGCGTCAGACTCGTCATCGTCAGGCGCTGGCGGTGGGCCGTCTGGATAACCAGAAGGGGTTTGATCTGATGCTGGATATCTGGCGCGACTTCGCACGCAGCCATCCGGACTGGACGCTGGTGATTGCCGGTGATGGTGAACTGCGTCAGCAGCTGCACGATCAGGCCGCCGTACTGGGCATCACTGACAGCGTGAAGTTTGTCGGTAAGGTCAGCAATATCAATGACTACTACCGTGACAGCGATATGGCGCTGATGACCTCGCGTTATGAAGGATTACCACTGGTGCTGCTGGAAGCAAAATCCTGGTCACTGCCCGTTGTAGCGTATGACTGTCCGACCGGACCGCAGGAGATCATCAATCACGGTGAAGACGGTTTCCTGGTTCCGATGAATGATAAAGCCACGTTTCTGGCACGAATGGAGCAGCTCGCCACCG